From Pseudomonas arsenicoxydans:
CCCGCATTCGAACCGCGCACATTGACCCGCACCACCGCCGGCAACCCTGTCAGCAACATGCCCGCCAACCGCTTGTCGCATGCCAGGTAGCCGCACACCAGGCGCGTCACCGCGCCGCCACCGCCATAACTCAGTTGCCGGGGACGGCGTGCCAGCACTGCGTCCAGCCGCGCACCGGTGGCCGGTGCAAGCCCGGGTTTGGAGCTCATACGGTGGGCGTCCCCTTGAGGAAACACCACCACATCGCCAGCCGTCAGCAGCAGCGGCGGCTCATCACCGAGTTCGACGTAACACTCGCCTTCAGTGATCAAGTGAAAGATCACCACGCGTTCGGCGCCGGGCTCCAGAAACGGCGCGGCCGTGTCGGCGCTGGGCGACTGATAGCACCAGGGCGCAGTGAACCTGGCATTGATGAAAATCGCGCCGACCAGGCGCACGACACGCAGGGTCTGGGACAGGGCATCCATGACGGTTTTCCGTGCAGGCGAATGCTTTCGATTGTGAACGTGTGGCGCCGCTGTGCGAAATCTCCGGACGATCGGACAGTGTTGGCCGACGATCGGGCAGGACGCCGTAAGTTGGCAGAGCGATAGTTTGCCCACAGGGCCACTGCTGACCCTGTCATCAATAACAACAATGAGAGGTTGCCATGCCTAAGTTCGTTATAGAACGCGATATTCCAGGTGCTGGAACACTGTCAGAAAGGGATTTGAAAGCGGCATCGCAAAAGTCCTGCCGGACGTTGCGCGATTTGCCCGAGGTGCAGTGGCTTCAGAGTTATGTCACGGGTGACAGGCTGTACTGCGTGTACATCGCGCCAAGCGAAGAGCTGATCAAGGAGCACGCCCGGCTGAGTGGTTTTCCAGCCAACCGCATTTCCCAAGTCATGAACATCATCGATCCGACCACGGCGGAATAAGCCGCGACAGACCTGTACGGAGCAGACTTGATGAGTACCCCCATTGATCTTACTGCCCTGAAAAACCGCCAAATGGCCGCATGGGCCAGCGGCGACTATGCCGTGATCGGCACCACCTTGCAGATTGTCGGCGAGCAACTGGCCGAAGCCTGCGACCTGCTGTGCGATGAGTTGGTGCTGGACGTTGCCGCCGGCAACGGCAATGCGACGCTCGCCGCCGCCCGCCGTGGCTGTTACGTGACCTCGACCGACTATGTCGCGGCGCTGCTGGAACGCGGCGAAGACCGCGCCCGGGCCGAACGCCTGGAGGTGACCTTCCAGGTGGCCGACGCCGAGGCGCTGCCGTTCGACGATGGCAGTTTCGATGCCGTTCTGTCGACGTTCGGTGTGATGTTCGCGCCGGATCAGGCCAAGGCTGCATCGGAACTGGCCAGGGTGTGTCGTCCTGGCGGGCGCATTGGCCTGGCGAACTGGACGCCTGAGGGTTTTGTCGGCCAGATGTTCAAGACCCTGGGTCGTCACTTGCCACCGCCGGCGGGGGCACAATCGCCTTCGAATTGGGGGTCGGAACCCTGGCTGCATGAGCATTTCGATGAGCGCAACTTTCTGGTCCAGGTTACGCGGCGGACTTTCAATTTCCGTTACCGGTCGGCGGCGCATTTCATTGATGTGTTCCGCAACTGGTACGGGCCGCTGCACAAGGCCTTTGCGGCGTTGCCTGCTGATGGTGCCAAGGCCTTTGAAAACGACCTGACGGAATTGATCAATCGGATGAACCGGGCGGGAGAGAAATCGCTGGTGGTGCCTAGTGAATATCTGGAGGTTGTCATTACGCGACGGTGAACTGTCGATACACAACCCCCCCTTTGGTTACTTGGCGCTTTTCCAAGTGACCCGCCGTCAGGGCGGAACCCTAAGCCGCCGTTACCCCAAAAACGGATATGTACCCAACCTGTGGGAGCGACGCTGTTTCGTCGAGGGGGCAATCACTCATCCAGCCGCTCGGTATACACCACCCACACGCTGCAAGGCATTTTGTACAACAAGTGCTCCACCGTACTGCCAACAAACCGCCCCAGCCCGCGATGGCCGATGCGGCCCATGACGAGCACGTCGATGTCAAAGGCATCGGCATAACGAGTCAGGACTTTGCTCGGGCTGCCCATGATCATGTGCCGTTGCTCGGGCGCGATGCCGTTGCGTTCGGCCAATTCGTTGAAGGCCTCCTCCTGACAGTCGAACAGAGTCTTGGCCTTGCCCGATGAGAAATACCCCGAGCCTTTATCGAAGCCGAATTCGTCGGAGGTGATGGAGGAAAGGTCATAGGCGTAGACCACGTCCAGCTCGGCATTACAGGCGCTGGCCAGTTTCGAGGCTTCGTGAAGGATCCGGTCGTTGAAGGTTTTGTAGTGATCATCGCGATGGAAGGGGTCGATCGCCGCGACGATCTTGCGAGGCAGGGCATTAACGGCATGACTGACGAAATGCAGTGGCACCGGGCATTCGCGCAGCAGGTGCACGTCGAGCGGGGTAAACATCAGCCGCGACAGCAGCGATTGGTGCTCCAGTGCCTTGATCAGCACGTCCATCGGTTGCTCTTTGAGGTGAATTAGAATCTCCTCCAGCGGGCGTTCGACCCACGCCACCTCGGTGGTGACGTGCACGCCGATCTTGCGCAAGGGGCGAGCCTGATCTTCAAGCCACTGGCGGTGGCGATCGACGTAGCCCAGGCGCATCTGTTCCAGGGCCTTTTCGTTGACCAGGCTGGCGGTCGCCAGGCCTTCCAGATAGTCGAACGCCACGATGTGCAGCGCCGCCCCTTCAGCCTTGGCCAGCGCCGCAGCCCGGTCGAAGGCGGGGCTGTGCTCCATCAGGGGCGAGGCGACCAGCATGAAGCGTGATTGTTCGGACATGACGAACCTCCCGTGCCTGAACGAAGAGACAGCGGTCCTTCAATCCCTAAGTATTGACCATGATCCACTTCCCGTAAGCCTGTAGAAGCTATGTAGAAGCTATGTAGGAGCTGTCGAGTGAAACGAGGCTGCGATCTTTTGACTTTGTTTTTTCAAGATCAAGATCAAAAGATCGCAGCCTCGTTTCACTCGACAGCTCCTACACAGCTCCTACACGGGGGAGGTGTCTGGTCTTTCAGACAACCTTGGCGCCCCGCGCCTCCAGCAGTTCGCGCAACACCGAACGGTGACAATGCGCCTCTTCCTCGCAATAGCAGCCGACGGCCAGCGAGGTTTGATGGGAGAGGGCGGCCAGCAGGTCCAGCAGCTGGTGGGGGGCGGGGTGGTTCATTTCGGCCTTGAACTTGCGTCGGAAGGCTTCCCAGTCTTTTGCATCGACCGCCGCTTTGGCTTCGGCAACCAGTTCCGCGCTGGGCGAGAGCAGCGGTTGCCAGACGTCGTAAAAATCACGGCTGGCAAACTCGGCCTTGGGCACGCCCCGGGGTGGGCGGCGTACCGTGCCCAGACGCAGGCCTTCGTCAGGCGTGCGGGGCGAACCGAGTCGAACGATGTGGATGGCCATGGCGTTACTTGTTTCGTGACCCGTCAAACCACTCCAGCGCCGTGCGCCAGATGCAGATGCCCAGGAAATAGGCCGACATCAGCAACCAAAGGCCCATCACCAGCGGATTGATGACCGGATGGTTGACCACCAGCGACAAGCTGCAAAGCAGCCAGATGGCGGTGACGGCGATGTTGATCGGCATGAATTTGCGCACGCGGAACGGATGAAGGAACTTCATGCGCGTCGCGGTCAACAATGCCAGGCCGATGACGGTGAGGAAGGTGATCCACGGCGACGGGGCGATGATGTACAGGCACAGGGCGACCACGTTCCACGCGGCGGGGAAGCCCTGGAAGTAGTTGTCCTTGCTTTTCATGTTGACGTTGCAGAAGCAGAACAGCGACGAGACCAGAATCAGCGACACGGTCAGCAGCAGCGTGTAGTCCGGCAACGGGATGTAGCGATAGATGAACAGGGCGGGAATAAACACATACGTCAGGTAGTCGATGACCAGATCGAGGATCGAGCCATCGAAACTCGGCAGCACCGACTGCACGTTGACCTTGCGCGCCAGCGCGCCGTCCAGCCCGTCGACGATCAAGGCGACGCCCAGCCACAGCAGGCAGTTGGTCGCCTGGTTTTCCAGCAGCGCGAGGGTGGCGAGGAAGGCAGTGACTACGCCGGTGGCGGTAAAACCATGGGCGCCCCATGCTTTGAGCCTGGCGATGTGTAAGGTGGATATCACGGGGGCGTTCTCCAAAAAGTGAAGCAAGCCAGTCATCACCCTCATCATTGAGGGCGGCGGCAAACCGGTTCGGTTGCAGGTATCGACCGGAAATCCGGGAATAAGGTTCACCGTCTGTGAATCTTAGCTGGATGGCAAAAAAATACCCCGGATAAATCCAGGGTACTCACGAACCGGGTTTCTGTGTATTTGATTCGCCTGTTCTGCCGATTTCACGTCAGCCAAACGGTGGTGGCGCATTCACAGGCGAGGACTATCGTTGCCTGACTGATTCACGCCTATCAAAGAGGACATCGTCATGAACACCAGCGATCTGCTCGAACAACTACTGCGGGCCGGCCAGGGCTCGATGTCACAACAGGGCGGCGGTGGCGCGGCGCCTCAAGGCGGGCTCGGCGGCCTCGGCGGATTGCTGGGTGGCCTGTTGGGCGGCGGGGCCGGATCAGGCATGGGCGGTGGTGGCCTGGGTGGTTTGCTCGGAGGTTTGCTGGGCGGCGGCTCACCGATGGGCGGCTCGACCCAGCGTCGATCCGGTGGCGGCACCAATTATGCGGCGCTGGCGTCCCTGGGCATGATAGCTTTTCAGGCGTATCAAGCGTGGCAGCGCAACCAGGCCGCAGCGCCGCAGCAGGCACCACGGACGGTCGATTTGTTGTCGGGCCCGGAAATTGAGGACCACAGTCACGCGATCCTGCGCGCGTTGATCGCGGCGGCCAAGGCTGACGGTCGGATCGATGACGCCGAGAAGCAGATGATCAGCACCGAAATCGGCCGTCACACCGATGACCCGCAATTGCAGCAATGGCTGGATGACGAAGTGGCCCGGCCACTGGATGCCGCGGATGTGGCGCAATCGGCGACTGATCCTGGCATGGCGGCGGAGATGTACCTGGCCAGCGTGATGCTGGTGGACGATCAGCGGGATGCCGAGCGCAATTACTTGGATGAGCTGGCGGCGGCGCTGAAGATTGAGCCCGAGCTGCAAGTGCATCTGGAGCAACAGGCCAAGGGCGGCGCGGCCTGACCGGTCGTTCCCGAAACAAGACCGACCATCCGAAGAAATGCCTGCTTTGCCCTGAACGCTAGAATTTACAGGGGGGATCACTTCAACGTGTCCTAACCAAGCGGGAGTACCACGATGAAAATCGTATCTTCGCTGGCGTTGGTGGTAGCAGTCGGGTGGATCTCTGGATGCTCAACCGTACCGGACAACCAGATAAGCACCGTTCCCCTGCACGCTACAACCGTGAATGCCGGGAATATCGCCCGACCCATCATGATGCCCGACGGCAATGCGACCGCATTCTGGTTCGCCGTCAGTGGCGAACCTAAGGGCAGCGCTTTACCCGGTCGTTTGTTGGCCTACATCTATCAAGGAAGCTGTTCGAACCTGGGTGAGAAACCGGCGTATGACCTGAACGACGGTCCGAACTCCCGGTTCTACTCGCAGGCGTCACTCCAGTACTTCTGGAAAAGCGCACCGGTCGCCATCGATACCCTTCGGGCCGGCGACTATGTGCTGGTGGTGCGTGAGAGCCCGGCTGATGGTCACCAGAATATTTTCTGCGGTGCCCTGAGCTGAGTAAAGTCGATACGTTCTTGTAGGAGCTGTCGAGAGAAACGAGGCTGCGATCTTTTGACTTTGATGTTTAAAAGCAAGATCAAAAGATCGCAGCCTCGTTTCACTCGACAGCTCCTACAGTCCCACAGGTCTACAGGGGTTTTGGCAGCAGGAAGATGACGCCGTATTCTTCGCCAATCTGCAGTATCCGGGGCAGATCCTGCGGCACCTTCAACCGATCCACCGCGGCAAAGAACTGACCGCCTCGCGGATCGGACACCACGCCGATCATTCTTGCGGTGGGGCTGATGTTTTTGTAAGCATGAATCGATCCACCTGGAATATGCACGTAGCCACCGGCCGAAATGGTGGTGGCCTTGCCCTCGACCGTCACTTCCACTTGTCCGTCGACGACGTAGAACGCTTCATCCCAAGGGTGATAGTGCAGCGGCGGACCGCCGCCTTGCACGCCTTCCTGGATATGCATTTCAAAAGGCTTGCTCAAGTCCCCGCCCGCGAGAATGGTGATGGCTTCTCCGACGACAGAGACAGGGGCGGGCGCCTTTTCGATGACGTGAACCGTTCGCATGATTGCTCTCCGAAAGGTGAGTCCCCACCCGCTGAGTATATTCACTGGCGTGCGCCCCCGGCACCTCGGCACAAGCCCGTTTGTCAGCGGGATTTCAACGTCGATTGAATTTTTCTCCGGCCCGATTGCTCTGCTGATGTAGAGACGTGTTGATTCAGCGTCCTGCCACTGGCCTTAGACCGAGAGAAGCGCCCATGACTGCCCTGACACGACTCGACTCCCAGCCTGCCCACGAACACGCGATTTCCATTGCCGGCAGCATGAAACAGACCTACGAACAGTTGTTGCTGAGCGACGATACCGAGCAACAACGCGCGCTCGCCCAGGCCTTCCTGCAGGTGCAGTTGCAACACGCTGCGGACCTGCCCGAAGAAATGCCCCGCGAGCTGTCGGCGCTGCAAGACTGGGTCGAGCGACACAGTGCCGACGTCGCTCGCCAATACGCCGACTACCTGCAACAACGCAAGGACGGCGGAGCGCGGCAGTTCTTCAGTAACAAGGCCCACGCGCTGTTTTTCCTGCAAGCGGTGGCCCCGACCAAACTGGTCGACGGTGCCTGGCTTTACGGCCTGTTGCGTCACTGGCGCGACCCGCGTTTCGAAGGGCTGATCTGCACCTATCTGGAAGAACTGGGCGACGGCAATCCGGCGCAGAATCACGTGGTGATTTACCGCAAGCTGCTCGCCGAGCATGGTTTGCAAGACACTGGCGTGATCGCTGACGAACACTACCTGCAAGGCGCGATACAACTGGCGTTGGGCGAATGCAGCGAGGAATTTTTACCTGAGGTGATCGGCTACAACCTGGGCTATGAACAGCTGCCGCTGCATTTGCTGATCAGCGCCTACGAACTCAGTGAGTTGGGCATCGATCCGTATTACTTCACGTTGCACGTGACCATCGACAATGCCAGCACCGGCCATGCGCACAAGGCGGTGCAAGCGGTGCTGGAGCTGTTGCCGCTGGAGGGCGATCGCGAAGACTTTCTGCGCCGGGTGGCGCTGGGTTATCGGCTTAACGACCTGGGGCAGGGCAGTCGCGCGATCATCGAATCGTTCGACCTCGACGCCGAGTTGCTCAACATGCTTGAGCGCAAACGTCCCTTCGGCCAGCACATGCACTCCGACTACTGCCGGTTTGAAGGCCAGACCGTCAACCAATGGTTGTCCTCGCCGGAGCAATTGCCAGGTTTCCTCGACGCCCTGCAAAACAAGGGCTGGATCAAGCGTCACCAGGACCCGCAAGACAGTCGTTTCTGGCAATTGATCGACGGTGACGGCGCGGCGATGTTCGGGGTGTTCAGCCCCTATGAAAAACAGCTGCTGCATGACTGGATCGCTGGCGACTGGACACCCGAGCGTTCAGGCGCTGCGGTTCGAACGGGCAAAAGTGTCGTCAGCGAAGCGCCAGTGCCGGTTAATGATCCGGATGTGCAGAGCCTGCAAGAATCGCTGGAGGGGCTTGATGCTGCCGAGCAGATGCAGGCGTTGATTACGTGGCTGTCGGCGCGCCGACATTCTCATCCTGCAGGATTGATGGCGACGCGGCGGTTCATCGAACTCAAATCCAGCCTTCGCTAAGGAGCTGCACATGAATCAGGAAGAACATTTGGACACGGCCGATCTGGCGCTGCTGCAATTGGGCCGGCGTTTGCAAGCCGACGGCTACCGTTTCATCACCCCGACACCGCTGACGCATCAGCGGGTCAATCAGCGTGCCGAAGGGCAGAATGCCCAGACCCTGCGCGACGTGTTCGGCTGGTCGCGCGCCTTCGAACCCGGTCTGCTGTCGGCGGATGAGCAACGGCAATTGCAACAGGCCGGCGTGCTCGAAGAACACGACTGCCGTTTGAAAAGCCGGGTGCGCTGGTCGAGCCTCGACGATCTGCTGTTCGTGCATTCGGGTTTCCCCACCGACGCAGCTGACGCGGTGTTCTTCGGCCCCGACACCTATCGCTTTGCGCAGTTGATACATGCCCACCTGCAACAGAATTTCGCGCCGATCCGGCGCGCGGTGGACATCGGATGTGGTGCCGGTGTCGGGGCCATTGTGATTGCCCGCGCACGCCGCGAAGCCGAAGTATTGGCCGTGGACATCAACCCGGCGGCGCTGCGTCTGACGGCGGTCAATGCGGCCCTTGCCGAAGTGGCCAACGTCAGCGTCGAGACCAGCGATGTGTTGCAGGACGTCGACGGCCAATTCGACCTGATCGTCGCCAATCCACCCTATATGGCCGACCCCGCCGAACGCGCTTATCGGCATGGCGGCGGCGCATTCGGCGCGCAACTGTCGCTGCGCATCGTCGAGCAAGCCTTGAATCGACTGGCCCCCGGCGGTTCCCTGGTGCTGTACACCGGGGTGGCGATGATCGAGGGGCGCGATCCGTTTCTGCAAGCCCTGACCCCGTTCCTGAAATCGCCACGGTTTGCCTGGACCTACCGCGAACTCGATCCCGACGTGTTCGGCGAAGAGCTGTTGACGGCCGGTTATCAACGGGTGGAACGCATCGCGGTGGTCGCGCTGATCGTCACCCGCAGTGGCCCCGGCATTGGGGGAAGCGTTGAAGCAGCAGGTGCGCCATGAGCAAAAACCTGGAAGATTACAACCGCATGCGCGACTTTTCGGCCACCTCGGAACCGGCCGCCGGTAAACGCTCGGGCAAAAAAGCGGGGAAGGATCATGCGTTGCAGTTCTGTATCCAGAAGCACGACGCCTCGCGCCTGCATTACGACTTTCGCCTGGAACTCGATGGCGCGCTGAAGAGTTGGGCGGTGCCCAAGGGCCCGTCGCTGGACCCCAAGGTCAAGCGCCTGGCCGTGCATGTCGAAGACCATCCGATTGACTACGCAACGTTCGAGGGCAGCATCCCCGAAGGGCATTACGGCGCCGGTGACGTCATCGTCTGGGACCGTGGCGTCTGGATTCCCCAGGGTGATCCGGCCGAGGCATACGCCAAGGGCAAGCTCAAATTCGAGCTGCAAGGCGAGAAGCTCGGTGGGTTATGGAACCTGGTGCGCACGCACATGCCGGGCAAGCAGGAACAATGGTTTCTGATCAAGCATCAGGACAACGCGGCAAAACCCGAAAGCGATTACGACGTGGTGGCCGCCGAGCCGGACAGCGTGCTCAGCGACCGGACCATCATCCCCAGCAAGTCAAAAGCGGCGGATAAACCCAAACCGGTCAAGAAACCCGCGCGCAAGGTCGCGCCTAAAGAATCGTCGGCGCAACTCACCGGGGCCCACAAAGCCAAACTGCCAGACCTGCTCAAACCGGAACTGGCGACACTGGTGGAGAAAGCTCCGGGCGGCCAGTGGAGTTACGAGATCAAGTTCGACGGCTACCGGATCATGGCGCGCATCGACCACGGCGAGGTCAAACTCTTCACCCGCAATGGCCACGACTGGACCCACAAGCTGCCCGCGCAAGCCGAGGCGCTGGCGGCGCTGGGGCTTGAATCCGCGTGGCTCGACGGGGAAATGGTGGTCGCCAACGAGCAGGGCGTGCCGGACTTCCAGGCGCTGCAAAATGCTTTCGAGTCGGGTCGCAGCGGCGCTATCGTTTACTACCTGTTCGACATGCCTTACCTCAACGGCGTCGATCTGCGCGAGGTGCCGGTCGAGGAGCGAAGGGTGGCGCTGGCGACGGTGCTCAATTCCAACAAGGACCCGTTGCTGCGCTTCTCCGACGCGTTCGGCGAAGAGCCGGAAGCGCTGCTCAATAGCGCCTGCCAGATGCAAATGGAGGGGCTGATCGGCAAGCGCCTGGGGTCGCCCTATGTGTCCCGGCGCAGCAGCGACTGGATCAAGCTCAAATGCAAACATCGGCAGGAGTTTGTGGTGGTCGGCTATACCGATCCCAAAGGTTCGCGAAATGCCTTCGGCGCCTTGCTACTCGGATTACACGACCGTGACAGCGGCGAGTTGCGCTACGCCGGCAAGGTCGGCACCGGGTTCAACGAAACCACGCTGAAAAACATCCACGAACAACTCAAACCCTTACAGGTAAAAAAGCCATCGGTGGTCAATCCGCCGACCGGATTTGACGCCAAGGGCGTGCACTGGCTCAAACCTGTGCTGCTGGCAGAAATCGCGTTCGCCGAGATGACCAAGGACGGTTCGGTGCGCCATGCGGTGTTCCATGGTCTGCGCGATGACAAACCGGCCAAAAACATCACCGAGGAGCGCGCGAAAGTGGTGAAGACTCAAGCGAAGAAACCGGCCGCCGCCGCTGAAAAGAAAACCGCCCAGACCGCGCCGTCGCAGATTGGACTGGGCGCGGGCAAGGTTCGCATCACGCACCCGGACCGGGTGATCGATGCCAGCAGCGGCACCACCAAAGTGCAACTGGCCGAGTATTACGCCAGCGTCGCGCAGTGGATTCTGCCCGAACTCAAGGACCGCCCGGTGGCTTTGGTACGGGCCCCGGACGGCATCACCGGCGAGCTGTTCTTCCAGAAAAACGCCGAGCGCCTCGCGATTCCGGGGATCACCACGCTGGACAAGGAACTCACCGGCCAACCGGTGATGATCATCAACAATGCCGAAGCCCTGATCGGCGCCGTGCAGATGAGCACCGTCGAACTTCACACCTGGAACGCCACCACGGACAACCTCGATAAACCTGATCGCTTCGTTCTCGACCTTGACCCGGACCCGGCGCTGCCCTGGAAAAGCATGGTCGAGGCGACTCAACTGACTCTTTCGGTCCTCGATGAATTGGGGCTCAAGGCCTTTCTCAAGACCAGCGGCGGCAAAGGCATTCACCTGGTGGTGCCACTGACTCGCAAGCTGGGTTGGGACGAGGTGAAGGACTTCAGCCACGCCATCGTCAGTCATATGGCCAAGCTGTTGCCGGAACGTTTTTCCGCGGTGTCGGGACCGAAGAACCGGGTAGGGCGGATCTTCATCGATTACCTGCGTAACGGGCTCGGCGCGACGACCATTTGCGCGTACGCGGCGCGCACCCGCGAAGGGATGCCGGTGTCGATGCCGATCTTTCGTGAAGAGGTAGGCGAACTCAAGGGCGGCAATCAGTGGAACATCCACAACGCCCATGAACGCCTGGCTGAAGTCGGCGATGAGCCGTGGGCCGATCTGAAGAAAACCCGGCAATCCATCACCGCCGACATGCGTCGGCGGGTCGGGATGAAGAAATGATTAACGGATGAACGCCTGCAAATCGGTACCCAGTTTGTCGATGGCCGCCTTGAAGTCCTTGGCGGTGATCTTCTGGCTGGCGTTTTCCAGAGTGCTGCCGAAGACTTTGCGTACTACCTTGGCCACGGTCTGATTGGTTTTGGCGTCGATGAACTCGGCTTCG
This genomic window contains:
- a CDS encoding DUF4242 domain-containing protein; this translates as MPKFVIERDIPGAGTLSERDLKAASQKSCRTLRDLPEVQWLQSYVTGDRLYCVYIAPSEELIKEHARLSGFPANRISQVMNIIDPTTAE
- a CDS encoding class I SAM-dependent methyltransferase produces the protein MSTPIDLTALKNRQMAAWASGDYAVIGTTLQIVGEQLAEACDLLCDELVLDVAAGNGNATLAAARRGCYVTSTDYVAALLERGEDRARAERLEVTFQVADAEALPFDDGSFDAVLSTFGVMFAPDQAKAASELARVCRPGGRIGLANWTPEGFVGQMFKTLGRHLPPPAGAQSPSNWGSEPWLHEHFDERNFLVQVTRRTFNFRYRSAAHFIDVFRNWYGPLHKAFAALPADGAKAFENDLTELINRMNRAGEKSLVVPSEYLEVVITRR
- a CDS encoding universal stress protein; this encodes MSEQSRFMLVASPLMEHSPAFDRAAALAKAEGAALHIVAFDYLEGLATASLVNEKALEQMRLGYVDRHRQWLEDQARPLRKIGVHVTTEVAWVERPLEEILIHLKEQPMDVLIKALEHQSLLSRLMFTPLDVHLLRECPVPLHFVSHAVNALPRKIVAAIDPFHRDDHYKTFNDRILHEASKLASACNAELDVVYAYDLSSITSDEFGFDKGSGYFSSGKAKTLFDCQEEAFNELAERNGIAPEQRHMIMGSPSKVLTRYADAFDIDVLVMGRIGHRGLGRFVGSTVEHLLYKMPCSVWVVYTERLDE
- a CDS encoding DUF488 domain-containing protein, yielding MAIHIVRLGSPRTPDEGLRLGTVRRPPRGVPKAEFASRDFYDVWQPLLSPSAELVAEAKAAVDAKDWEAFRRKFKAEMNHPAPHQLLDLLAALSHQTSLAVGCYCEEEAHCHRSVLRELLEARGAKVV
- the pcsA gene encoding phosphatidylcholine synthase, coding for MISTLHIARLKAWGAHGFTATGVVTAFLATLALLENQATNCLLWLGVALIVDGLDGALARKVNVQSVLPSFDGSILDLVIDYLTYVFIPALFIYRYIPLPDYTLLLTVSLILVSSLFCFCNVNMKSKDNYFQGFPAAWNVVALCLYIIAPSPWITFLTVIGLALLTATRMKFLHPFRVRKFMPINIAVTAIWLLCSLSLVVNHPVINPLVMGLWLLMSAYFLGICIWRTALEWFDGSRNK
- a CDS encoding tellurite resistance TerB family protein, translated to MNTSDLLEQLLRAGQGSMSQQGGGGAAPQGGLGGLGGLLGGLLGGGAGSGMGGGGLGGLLGGLLGGGSPMGGSTQRRSGGGTNYAALASLGMIAFQAYQAWQRNQAAAPQQAPRTVDLLSGPEIEDHSHAILRALIAAAKADGRIDDAEKQMISTEIGRHTDDPQLQQWLDDEVARPLDAADVAQSATDPGMAAEMYLASVMLVDDQRDAERNYLDELAAALKIEPELQVHLEQQAKGGAA
- a CDS encoding cupin domain-containing protein, encoding MRTVHVIEKAPAPVSVVGEAITILAGGDLSKPFEMHIQEGVQGGGPPLHYHPWDEAFYVVDGQVEVTVEGKATTISAGGYVHIPGGSIHAYKNISPTARMIGVVSDPRGGQFFAAVDRLKVPQDLPRILQIGEEYGVIFLLPKPL
- a CDS encoding iron-containing redox enzyme family protein produces the protein MTALTRLDSQPAHEHAISIAGSMKQTYEQLLLSDDTEQQRALAQAFLQVQLQHAADLPEEMPRELSALQDWVERHSADVARQYADYLQQRKDGGARQFFSNKAHALFFLQAVAPTKLVDGAWLYGLLRHWRDPRFEGLICTYLEELGDGNPAQNHVVIYRKLLAEHGLQDTGVIADEHYLQGAIQLALGECSEEFLPEVIGYNLGYEQLPLHLLISAYELSELGIDPYYFTLHVTIDNASTGHAHKAVQAVLELLPLEGDREDFLRRVALGYRLNDLGQGSRAIIESFDLDAELLNMLERKRPFGQHMHSDYCRFEGQTVNQWLSSPEQLPGFLDALQNKGWIKRHQDPQDSRFWQLIDGDGAAMFGVFSPYEKQLLHDWIAGDWTPERSGAAVRTGKSVVSEAPVPVNDPDVQSLQESLEGLDAAEQMQALITWLSARRHSHPAGLMATRRFIELKSSLR
- a CDS encoding methyltransferase, with the protein product MNQEEHLDTADLALLQLGRRLQADGYRFITPTPLTHQRVNQRAEGQNAQTLRDVFGWSRAFEPGLLSADEQRQLQQAGVLEEHDCRLKSRVRWSSLDDLLFVHSGFPTDAADAVFFGPDTYRFAQLIHAHLQQNFAPIRRAVDIGCGAGVGAIVIARARREAEVLAVDINPAALRLTAVNAALAEVANVSVETSDVLQDVDGQFDLIVANPPYMADPAERAYRHGGGAFGAQLSLRIVEQALNRLAPGGSLVLYTGVAMIEGRDPFLQALTPFLKSPRFAWTYRELDPDVFGEELLTAGYQRVERIAVVALIVTRSGPGIGGSVEAAGAP
- the ligD gene encoding DNA ligase D, with the protein product MSKNLEDYNRMRDFSATSEPAAGKRSGKKAGKDHALQFCIQKHDASRLHYDFRLELDGALKSWAVPKGPSLDPKVKRLAVHVEDHPIDYATFEGSIPEGHYGAGDVIVWDRGVWIPQGDPAEAYAKGKLKFELQGEKLGGLWNLVRTHMPGKQEQWFLIKHQDNAAKPESDYDVVAAEPDSVLSDRTIIPSKSKAADKPKPVKKPARKVAPKESSAQLTGAHKAKLPDLLKPELATLVEKAPGGQWSYEIKFDGYRIMARIDHGEVKLFTRNGHDWTHKLPAQAEALAALGLESAWLDGEMVVANEQGVPDFQALQNAFESGRSGAIVYYLFDMPYLNGVDLREVPVEERRVALATVLNSNKDPLLRFSDAFGEEPEALLNSACQMQMEGLIGKRLGSPYVSRRSSDWIKLKCKHRQEFVVVGYTDPKGSRNAFGALLLGLHDRDSGELRYAGKVGTGFNETTLKNIHEQLKPLQVKKPSVVNPPTGFDAKGVHWLKPVLLAEIAFAEMTKDGSVRHAVFHGLRDDKPAKNITEERAKVVKTQAKKPAAAAEKKTAQTAPSQIGLGAGKVRITHPDRVIDASSGTTKVQLAEYYASVAQWILPELKDRPVALVRAPDGITGELFFQKNAERLAIPGITTLDKELTGQPVMIINNAEALIGAVQMSTVELHTWNATTDNLDKPDRFVLDLDPDPALPWKSMVEATQLTLSVLDELGLKAFLKTSGGKGIHLVVPLTRKLGWDEVKDFSHAIVSHMAKLLPERFSAVSGPKNRVGRIFIDYLRNGLGATTICAYAARTREGMPVSMPIFREEVGELKGGNQWNIHNAHERLAEVGDEPWADLKKTRQSITADMRRRVGMKK